In one Massilia endophytica genomic region, the following are encoded:
- a CDS encoding DUF1697 domain-containing protein translates to MPRYVALLRGVSPMNAKMPELKAAFESAGFTNVRTLLSSGNVAFDAPSSTESALERKAERAMQEVLGRSFYTIVRRSSHLNELLAGDPYAGFGVPPEAKRVVSFLRDEPQPKSQLPVSMSAAQIVCVVDREVFSAYLPNADGPVFMRLIEKTFGTNITTRTWDTVRKCAAA, encoded by the coding sequence ATGCCGCGTTACGTCGCACTGCTGCGGGGCGTCAGCCCGATGAATGCAAAGATGCCGGAACTGAAGGCCGCGTTTGAAAGCGCTGGCTTCACCAACGTCAGGACGCTGCTCTCCAGCGGCAATGTGGCATTCGACGCCCCCTCCAGCACGGAGAGCGCGCTGGAACGCAAGGCCGAACGCGCCATGCAGGAGGTGCTGGGCCGCAGCTTCTATACCATTGTGCGCCGCTCCTCGCACCTGAACGAGCTGCTGGCGGGCGACCCCTACGCGGGCTTCGGCGTGCCGCCGGAAGCCAAGCGCGTGGTCAGTTTCCTGCGCGACGAGCCCCAGCCCAAGTCGCAGCTGCCGGTCAGCATGAGCGCCGCGCAGATCGTTTGCGTTGTGGACAGGGAAGTGTTCTCCGCCTACCTCCCGAACGCGGACGGCCCTGTCTTCATGCGCCTGATCGAAAAGACGTTCGGCACCAACATCACCACCCGCACCTGGGACACCGTGCGCAAGTGCGCGGCCGCATAA
- a CDS encoding nucleotidyltransferase family protein yields MASLRIAGILLAAGRGSRFSPDGGCNKLLQPLATGASVLAASARHMLAALPEVVAVVRSGDEATAAELSALGCMVTECPDAHQGMACSLVHGLRQAGYADGWVLALGDMPHVQPATIAALARALEEGADIAAPVHDGKRGNPVAFSRLHLPALLALQGDEGARGIVRNSAVQEVPVDDPGIFRDIDTPADLR; encoded by the coding sequence GTGGCATCGCTGCGCATCGCAGGCATTCTGCTGGCCGCTGGCCGGGGAAGCAGGTTCTCTCCGGACGGCGGCTGCAACAAGCTGCTGCAGCCGCTGGCAACCGGCGCTTCGGTGCTGGCCGCGAGCGCCCGGCATATGCTGGCGGCGCTGCCCGAAGTGGTGGCCGTGGTGCGCAGCGGAGACGAAGCCACGGCGGCCGAGCTCTCGGCCCTGGGGTGCATGGTGACCGAGTGTCCCGATGCCCACCAGGGCATGGCCTGTTCGCTGGTGCATGGCCTGCGCCAGGCTGGCTATGCGGACGGCTGGGTGCTGGCGCTGGGCGACATGCCCCATGTGCAGCCAGCCACCATCGCCGCGCTGGCGCGGGCATTGGAAGAGGGCGCGGATATCGCCGCGCCGGTACATGATGGAAAGCGGGGCAATCCGGTGGCGTTCAGCCGCCTGCATCTGCCCGCGCTGCTGGCGCTGCAAGGAGACGAAGGCGCCCGCGGCATCGTGAGGAACAGCGCCGTGCAGGAAGTCCCTGTCGACGACCCGGGCATTTTCCGCGATATCGATACACCAGCCGATCTACGATGA
- a CDS encoding DsbC family protein — translation MRKSKTALLLASALLMSCAGAENPVEANIRKAVEPRLGEGVKIDSVKETPYAGLYEIRVGDEIRYTDKTGTFLIVGHVFNLKTSEDLTQARIDDINKIKFSDLPLELALKTVKGNGKRVIAVFEDPNCGYCKRFRQQTLKDVDNVTVYTFMYNILSPDSFTKSKNIWCAADRNKAWDDWMVSGKAAPAAPASCTAPNEQVLALGQKLRVNGTPAIFFADGSRIPGAIDLKGLEAKFATIKQ, via the coding sequence ATGAGAAAGAGCAAGACCGCATTGTTGCTGGCATCGGCGCTGTTGATGTCCTGTGCCGGAGCGGAAAATCCCGTGGAAGCGAATATCCGCAAAGCGGTGGAGCCCCGCCTTGGCGAGGGTGTGAAGATCGATTCGGTGAAGGAGACCCCTTACGCCGGGCTGTACGAGATCCGCGTCGGCGACGAAATCCGCTATACGGACAAGACGGGCACCTTCCTGATCGTGGGCCACGTCTTCAACCTGAAGACCAGCGAAGACCTGACCCAGGCCCGTATCGACGACATCAACAAGATCAAGTTCTCGGACCTGCCGCTGGAGCTGGCCCTGAAAACGGTGAAGGGCAACGGCAAGCGCGTGATCGCCGTGTTCGAAGACCCGAACTGCGGCTACTGCAAGCGCTTCCGCCAGCAGACCCTGAAGGATGTGGACAACGTCACCGTGTACACCTTCATGTACAACATCCTCTCCCCCGATTCCTTCACCAAGTCGAAGAACATCTGGTGCGCCGCCGACCGCAACAAGGCCTGGGACGACTGGATGGTGAGCGGCAAGGCTGCCCCCGCGGCCCCGGCCAGCTGCACGGCGCCGAACGAACAGGTGCTGGCGCTGGGCCAGAAGCTGCGCGTCAACGGTACGCCCGCCATCTTCTTCGCCGACGGCAGCCGCATTCCAGGCGCCATCGACCTGAAGGGCCTGGAAGCGAAGTTTGCAACCATCAAGCAGTAA
- a CDS encoding amino acid permease, giving the protein MTHKNELLHSLKQRHVTMIALGGVIGAGLFVGSGALIATAGPAAILSYLIGGFVVILVMFMLGEMAAKSIDSGSFSTFASQYLGEWAGYAVGWLYWFKSMITITIEAILLGAILNDFLPGLPVWAGALLMLAIVISSNLYSVRSFGEAEYWLSFAKIASILLCMALGVSILLGLQSGFPAPGLSNLTAHGGFMPNGVLPVLAGVTVVIFSLGGSEIAAVAAGESEKPRENVVRAIRSVLFRVMVFYVGSVSIVILCLPWTDSASLKSPYVSLFSLAGYAWAATAMKVVLFVSFMSVMNSFLFSNSRMMYSLSQRGYAPEVFGRTNARGVPLNALALSFAVCLGILAVHFASGGDLFLTLAKSSGAFIMMVWIFIILAHARMSQKSARSWLYPFGNGVALLTLAAVLLSQAFNPDSRFQFVFMCVVTLAIAASYFTLRARPAFGIVRGK; this is encoded by the coding sequence ATGACGCACAAGAACGAGCTGCTTCACAGCCTGAAGCAACGCCATGTCACGATGATCGCCCTCGGCGGCGTGATCGGCGCGGGATTGTTTGTCGGCTCGGGGGCGCTCATCGCCACCGCCGGACCGGCCGCAATACTCTCCTACCTGATCGGCGGCTTCGTCGTCATCCTGGTGATGTTCATGCTCGGCGAGATGGCAGCCAAGAGCATCGACAGCGGCTCCTTTTCCACCTTCGCCAGCCAGTACCTCGGCGAATGGGCCGGTTATGCGGTGGGCTGGCTGTACTGGTTCAAGTCGATGATCACCATTACCATCGAGGCGATCCTGCTGGGAGCGATCCTGAACGACTTTTTGCCCGGCTTGCCCGTCTGGGCGGGAGCGCTGCTCATGCTGGCGATCGTCATCTCCAGCAATCTCTATTCCGTGCGCTCCTTCGGCGAAGCCGAATACTGGCTCTCGTTCGCGAAGATCGCATCGATCCTGCTATGCATGGCGCTGGGCGTATCGATCCTATTGGGCCTGCAGAGCGGCTTTCCCGCTCCCGGCTTGAGCAATTTGACGGCGCACGGCGGCTTCATGCCGAATGGGGTGCTGCCGGTGCTGGCCGGGGTGACCGTGGTGATCTTTTCGCTCGGCGGCAGCGAGATTGCGGCCGTGGCGGCGGGCGAGTCCGAGAAGCCGCGCGAAAATGTGGTGAGGGCCATCCGCAGCGTGCTTTTCCGGGTAATGGTGTTTTATGTGGGCTCCGTGTCCATCGTGATCCTGTGCCTGCCCTGGACCGATAGCGCCAGCCTGAAGTCGCCCTATGTCTCGCTGTTCAGCCTTGCGGGGTATGCCTGGGCCGCGACGGCGATGAAGGTGGTGCTGTTCGTTTCCTTCATGTCGGTGATGAACTCCTTCCTGTTCTCGAACTCGCGCATGATGTACTCCCTGAGCCAGCGCGGCTACGCGCCGGAAGTGTTCGGCCGTACCAATGCACGGGGAGTGCCGCTGAACGCGCTGGCGCTCAGCTTCGCCGTGTGCCTTGGTATTCTCGCGGTGCACTTCGCCAGCGGCGGCGACCTGTTCCTGACCTTGGCCAAGAGCAGCGGCGCCTTCATCATGATGGTGTGGATCTTTATTATCCTGGCCCATGCAAGGATGAGCCAGAAGAGCGCCAGGTCGTGGCTCTACCCCTTCGGGAATGGCGTCGCGCTGCTTACCCTGGCAGCGGTGCTGCTTTCCCAGGCCTTCAATCCCGACTCGCGCTTCCAGTTCGTGTTCATGTGCGTGGTCACCCTCGCGATCGCCGCGTCGTATTTCACGCTGCGCGCGCGGCCCGCGTTCGGGATTGTGCGGGGCAAATGA
- a CDS encoding xanthine dehydrogenase family protein molybdopterin-binding subunit, whose product MRKEWLNEGAVLSAEALTAAPLEREGRVSRRDFMKVAGGGLVLSFFVAGGGRFAKAQGPQKPDYKPNAFLQIAPDNTVTVQVNRLEFGQGVQTALPMLIAEELDADWSQMRGSLAPAGDQYKDPMFGMQMTGGSGTVAHSWGQYREIGAKARAMLIAAAAEKWNVPANQVKTSKGTLIGPNGQKATYGEFAEAAAKQPAPANVVLKNTEDFRIIGKPTPRLDARDKSSGKQQFGMDFKPAGTKVAVIAHPPVFGAKVKKFDAAKAKKMRGVVAVLPVATDRGGSGVAVVADGYWQAKQARDALKIDWDTSGVEKVSTAKQFDEYRKLAATPGLPAKKSDTSKIAGAAKKISAVYEFPYLAHAPMEPLNCVVDLKADSCTIWAGSQFQTMDQAAAARTAGLKPEQVTLNTMMAGGGFGRRAVPTSDYIVEAVEVAKAYKAAGKSGPVKVIWSREDDIKGGYYRPAHVHRAEIGLDDKGNIVGWDHAIVGQSILAGTPFEPFMVKNGVDGTMVEGMGEPYKVPLNLTVHNTKQNVPVLWWRSVGSTHTAFVMETLIDEAAALAGVDPVEYRRKLIPADHKRHHAALDLAVGKSGYGVKQLPEGHAWGVALHESFNTVVAYVVTASVENGTPKLHTVTAGIHCNQAVNPMTIEAQAQGAILMAVGTTLPGAAITLKDGKVEQSQLSDYVVARMPDMPVVDVHLVASTEPPTGMGEPGFPPLAPAYANAVAKLTGKRLRKLPFDLASA is encoded by the coding sequence ATGCGTAAAGAATGGTTGAACGAAGGCGCAGTGCTGAGCGCCGAAGCCCTGACGGCCGCACCGCTTGAGCGTGAAGGCCGCGTCTCGCGCCGCGATTTCATGAAGGTGGCGGGCGGCGGCCTGGTGCTGAGCTTCTTCGTGGCAGGCGGCGGCCGCTTTGCCAAGGCACAGGGTCCGCAGAAGCCGGACTACAAGCCGAACGCCTTCCTGCAGATCGCGCCGGACAATACGGTGACCGTGCAGGTGAACCGCCTCGAATTCGGCCAGGGCGTGCAGACCGCGCTGCCCATGCTGATCGCCGAGGAGCTGGACGCGGACTGGTCGCAGATGCGCGGCTCCCTGGCGCCTGCGGGCGATCAGTACAAGGACCCCATGTTCGGCATGCAGATGACGGGCGGCTCCGGCACCGTGGCCCATTCCTGGGGCCAGTACCGCGAGATCGGCGCCAAGGCGCGCGCCATGCTGATCGCCGCGGCGGCCGAGAAATGGAATGTGCCCGCGAACCAGGTCAAGACCTCGAAGGGCACGCTGATCGGCCCGAACGGCCAGAAGGCCACATACGGCGAGTTCGCGGAAGCGGCGGCGAAGCAGCCGGCGCCCGCGAACGTGGTGCTGAAGAATACCGAAGACTTCCGCATCATCGGCAAGCCCACGCCGCGCCTGGACGCGCGCGACAAGTCGAGCGGCAAGCAGCAGTTCGGCATGGACTTCAAGCCCGCCGGGACCAAGGTGGCCGTGATCGCCCATCCTCCCGTGTTCGGCGCCAAGGTGAAGAAGTTCGACGCCGCCAAGGCGAAGAAGATGCGCGGCGTGGTTGCCGTGCTGCCCGTGGCCACTGACCGTGGCGGCAGCGGCGTTGCCGTGGTCGCGGACGGCTATTGGCAGGCGAAGCAGGCGCGCGACGCGCTGAAGATCGACTGGGATACCAGCGGCGTCGAGAAGGTATCGACGGCAAAGCAGTTCGACGAATACCGCAAGCTGGCCGCAACGCCGGGCCTCCCTGCGAAGAAGTCGGACACGTCGAAGATTGCCGGCGCGGCGAAGAAGATCTCCGCCGTCTACGAGTTCCCCTATCTGGCGCACGCGCCGATGGAGCCGCTGAACTGCGTGGTGGACCTGAAGGCCGACTCCTGCACCATCTGGGCGGGCAGCCAGTTCCAGACCATGGACCAGGCGGCGGCCGCGCGCACCGCAGGCCTGAAACCCGAGCAGGTCACCCTGAACACGATGATGGCGGGCGGCGGTTTCGGCCGCCGCGCCGTGCCCACTTCGGACTACATCGTTGAAGCAGTGGAAGTGGCGAAGGCTTACAAGGCAGCAGGCAAGAGCGGTCCGGTGAAAGTGATCTGGAGCCGCGAGGACGACATCAAGGGCGGCTACTACCGTCCGGCCCATGTGCACCGCGCCGAGATCGGCCTGGACGACAAGGGCAATATCGTCGGCTGGGACCATGCCATCGTCGGGCAGTCCATCCTGGCGGGTACGCCTTTCGAACCCTTCATGGTGAAGAACGGCGTGGACGGCACCATGGTGGAAGGCATGGGCGAACCGTACAAGGTGCCGCTCAACCTCACCGTGCACAACACGAAGCAGAATGTGCCCGTGCTGTGGTGGCGCTCCGTGGGCTCGACCCACACGGCCTTCGTGATGGAGACCCTGATCGATGAAGCTGCCGCGCTGGCAGGCGTCGATCCTGTCGAATACCGCCGCAAGCTGATCCCGGCCGATCACAAGCGCCATCACGCCGCGCTGGACCTCGCAGTGGGCAAGTCCGGCTACGGCGTGAAGCAGCTGCCGGAAGGCCATGCCTGGGGCGTCGCGCTGCACGAGTCCTTCAACACGGTGGTGGCCTATGTGGTGACGGCCTCCGTGGAGAACGGCACGCCCAAGCTGCATACCGTTACCGCCGGCATCCACTGCAATCAGGCCGTGAACCCCATGACCATCGAAGCCCAGGCGCAGGGGGCGATCCTCATGGCGGTGGGCACCACGCTGCCGGGCGCCGCCATCACGCTCAAGGATGGTAAGGTGGAACAGTCGCAGCTGAGCGATTACGTCGTCGCCCGCATGCCGGACATGCCGGTGGTGGACGTGCACCTCGTGGCCTCGACCGAGCCGCCGACCGGCATGGGCGAGCCGGGCTTCCCGCCGCTGGCGCCGGCCTACGCGAATGCGGTGGCCAAGCTGACGGGCAAACGGCTGCGCAAGCTGCCGTTCGACCTCGCCAGCGCCTGA
- a CDS encoding (2Fe-2S)-binding protein, which yields MVILNINGRDTQVDADPSTPILWALRDNLNMTGTKFGCGAALCGACTVHLGGQPIRSCVTPISAAVGQKITTIEAMESDKVGKAVQDAWVKHDVPQCGYCQSGQVMSATALLKSNKAPSDADIDSAMAGNICRCGTYQRIRAAIKDAAKTLA from the coding sequence ATGGTAATCCTGAACATCAACGGCCGCGACACGCAAGTCGATGCCGATCCAAGCACGCCTATCCTGTGGGCGCTGCGCGATAACCTGAATATGACCGGCACCAAATTCGGCTGCGGCGCTGCCCTGTGCGGCGCCTGCACCGTGCATCTCGGCGGGCAGCCGATCCGTTCCTGCGTGACCCCCATCTCCGCCGCCGTGGGCCAGAAGATCACCACCATCGAAGCCATGGAGTCGGACAAGGTGGGCAAGGCCGTGCAGGACGCCTGGGTCAAGCACGATGTGCCGCAGTGCGGCTACTGCCAGAGCGGGCAGGTGATGAGCGCCACCGCGCTCCTCAAGTCGAACAAGGCGCCGAGCGACGCAGATATCGACAGCGCCATGGCGGGCAATATCTGCCGCTGCGGCACCTACCAACGCATCCGCGCCGCCATCAAGGACGCGGCCAAGACCCTGGCCTGA
- a CDS encoding UbiH/UbiF family hydroxylase: MNNSSTSSRHHVQTAVCIVGDGAIAKTAALAFAQAGQSVTVLAPPAAPQRADEASWDVRVFALNHTARKLLDSLKVWGAMDQARIAPVDAMVVQGDGKQPGGLHFDAFGAHTDTLAWIVEDRNLNQALDAALRFAQNVHIVNGHATALKADEDVATIRLDDGSELKSSLVVGADGAQSWVRGQCDIGLDYRTYSQKGVVSNFECEKPHHGAAHQWFTCDEGIVALLPLPGKRVSLVWSAPDMLADTLCSEGAAALAERLSKFAADKLGKLTPLQPELVRAFPLRLIRPHSLVAPRVALVGDAAHVVHPLAGHGMNLGFGDVQDLVRAVSEREQHRSIGDERVLARYARSRKEEVLVMQATTDGLERLFSTNLEPVRVVRNFGLNLLDKLPVVKRRLIAHALGKQ, encoded by the coding sequence ATGAACAATTCGTCCACTTCTTCCCGCCACCACGTGCAGACGGCGGTGTGCATCGTTGGCGACGGCGCCATCGCCAAGACGGCGGCCCTGGCCTTCGCCCAGGCCGGCCAGAGCGTGACCGTGCTGGCGCCGCCCGCCGCGCCGCAGCGCGCCGATGAGGCAAGCTGGGATGTGCGGGTCTTCGCCCTCAACCACACGGCCCGCAAGCTGCTCGATTCCCTGAAGGTCTGGGGCGCCATGGACCAGGCCCGCATTGCGCCGGTCGACGCCATGGTGGTGCAGGGCGACGGCAAGCAGCCCGGCGGCCTGCATTTCGACGCCTTCGGCGCCCACACGGACACCCTGGCCTGGATCGTGGAGGACCGCAACCTGAACCAGGCCCTCGACGCGGCCCTGCGCTTCGCCCAGAACGTCCACATCGTGAACGGCCACGCCACCGCGCTGAAAGCGGACGAAGACGTGGCCACCATCCGCCTGGACGACGGCAGCGAGCTCAAATCCTCGCTTGTCGTGGGAGCGGACGGCGCCCAGTCCTGGGTGCGCGGCCAGTGCGATATCGGCCTCGATTACCGCACCTACTCCCAGAAGGGCGTGGTCAGCAACTTCGAATGCGAGAAGCCGCACCACGGCGCCGCCCACCAGTGGTTCACCTGCGACGAGGGCATCGTGGCCCTGCTCCCCCTGCCGGGCAAGCGCGTGTCGCTGGTATGGTCCGCGCCGGACATGCTGGCCGATACCCTGTGCAGCGAAGGCGCGGCGGCCCTCGCCGAGCGCCTGTCGAAGTTCGCTGCCGACAAACTGGGCAAGCTGACGCCGCTCCAGCCGGAGCTGGTGCGCGCCTTCCCCTTGCGCCTGATCCGGCCGCACTCGCTGGTGGCGCCCCGCGTGGCCCTGGTGGGCGATGCGGCCCACGTGGTGCACCCCCTGGCCGGACATGGCATGAACCTGGGCTTCGGCGACGTGCAGGACCTGGTGCGCGCCGTGAGCGAGCGCGAACAGCACCGCTCCATCGGCGACGAGCGCGTGCTGGCGCGCTACGCGCGTTCGCGCAAGGAGGAGGTATTGGTCATGCAAGCCACCACGGACGGCCTGGAACGCCTGTTTTCCACGAATCTCGAACCCGTGCGCGTGGTTCGCAATTTCGGGCTAAACTTGCTGGATAAGTTGCCGGTGGTTAAGCGCCGGCTGATCGCCCATGCCCTGGGCAAGCAGTAA
- a CDS encoding M61 family metallopeptidase: MKKTNKTIAYTIAARDLAAHLFEVSVTVAAPAAEGQVFALPAWIPGSYMIREFSRNIVRIRAEAGGQAVELTKLDKHSWQAAPVKGPLTVHYEVYAWDLSVRAAHLDQTHGFFNGTSVFLRVAGQEDVQHVVDIQRPADELARNWRVATALPELKAKRYGFGTYAAASYDELIDSPVEMGDFALATFKAHGVPHDIVITGRVPNLDMARLAADLKTICETQIAFFEPKTRKAPMDRYVFMTLAVGDGYGGLEHRASTALICARADLPSLAAPAKERSEGYIRFLGLCSHEYFHTWNVKRIKPSAFAPYDLQVENYTPLLWLFEGFTSYYDDLFLVRSGMIDEATYYKMVAKGIGGVLRNAGRTKQSVADSSFDAWGKYYRQDENAPNAIVSYYAKGSLIGMGLDLSIRAKSAGRRSLDDIMLALWQRYGRDFHTNGRGITPAEVESLFDEVSGMKLRPFFEKYIRGTEDVPLAKLLAPFGVKYSDERKPGKPSLDVNLGRDGADCKLSSVHEGGAAHRAGLSAGDLLVAIDGLRVTGNPANVDTLLARYSVGDTVEVHAFRRDELMCFKATLQGDRVPGIKLTLDPARKSGALPRPTTIR, translated from the coding sequence ATGAAAAAGACAAATAAGACCATCGCCTACACCATTGCCGCCAGGGACCTGGCGGCCCACCTGTTCGAGGTGAGCGTCACCGTCGCCGCGCCTGCCGCGGAAGGGCAGGTGTTTGCCTTGCCTGCCTGGATTCCGGGCAGCTACATGATCCGTGAATTCTCGCGCAACATCGTCCGCATACGCGCCGAAGCGGGCGGGCAGGCGGTAGAGCTCACGAAGCTGGACAAGCACTCGTGGCAGGCGGCGCCCGTCAAAGGCCCGCTCACTGTGCACTACGAAGTCTATGCATGGGACCTTTCCGTGCGCGCCGCCCATCTGGACCAGACGCACGGCTTCTTCAACGGCACCAGCGTTTTCCTGCGAGTGGCCGGGCAGGAGGACGTGCAGCACGTGGTCGACATCCAGCGTCCGGCCGACGAGCTTGCGCGCAACTGGCGCGTGGCAACGGCGCTGCCCGAACTGAAGGCGAAGCGCTACGGCTTCGGCACCTACGCCGCCGCCAGCTACGATGAGCTGATCGACAGTCCCGTCGAGATGGGCGACTTCGCGCTGGCCACTTTCAAGGCGCACGGCGTGCCGCACGATATCGTGATCACCGGCCGCGTGCCTAATCTGGACATGGCGCGCCTGGCCGCCGACCTGAAAACCATCTGCGAAACGCAGATCGCCTTCTTCGAGCCCAAGACCAGGAAGGCGCCGATGGACCGCTACGTCTTCATGACGCTGGCGGTAGGCGATGGCTACGGCGGCCTGGAGCACCGCGCTTCCACGGCACTGATCTGCGCCCGCGCCGACCTGCCGAGCCTTGCGGCGCCTGCCAAGGAACGCAGCGAAGGCTATATCCGCTTCCTCGGCCTGTGCAGCCACGAGTACTTCCACACCTGGAATGTGAAGCGCATCAAGCCTTCCGCGTTCGCGCCGTACGACCTGCAGGTGGAGAACTACACGCCGCTGCTGTGGCTCTTCGAAGGCTTCACCAGCTACTACGACGACCTGTTCCTCGTCCGCTCGGGCATGATCGACGAAGCCACTTACTACAAGATGGTGGCGAAAGGTATTGGCGGGGTGCTGCGCAATGCAGGCCGCACCAAGCAGAGCGTGGCCGACTCCAGCTTCGACGCCTGGGGCAAGTACTACCGCCAGGACGAGAACGCGCCGAACGCCATCGTGAGCTACTACGCCAAGGGTTCGCTGATCGGCATGGGGCTCGACCTGAGCATCCGCGCCAAGTCGGCGGGCAGGCGCTCGCTGGACGACATCATGCTCGCCCTGTGGCAGCGCTACGGCCGCGATTTCCATACGAACGGGCGGGGCATTACGCCAGCCGAAGTGGAAAGCCTGTTCGACGAAGTAAGCGGCATGAAGCTGAGGCCCTTCTTCGAAAAATATATCCGCGGCACGGAGGACGTGCCGCTGGCGAAGCTGCTGGCGCCCTTCGGCGTCAAATACAGCGACGAGCGCAAGCCGGGCAAGCCGAGCCTGGACGTGAACCTGGGCCGCGACGGCGCGGACTGCAAGCTGTCCAGCGTTCATGAAGGCGGCGCGGCGCACCGCGCGGGCCTGTCCGCGGGCGACCTGCTGGTCGCCATCGACGGCCTGCGCGTCACCGGTAACCCGGCGAATGTGGATACCCTGCTGGCGCGTTACAGCGTTGGGGACACGGTCGAAGTGCACGCCTTCCGGCGCGATGAACTCATGTGCTTCAAGGCGACGTTGCAGGGCGACCGCGTCCCCGGCATCAAGCTCACTCTCGATCCCGCGCGCAAATCGGGCGCGCTGCCGCGCCCGACCACGATCCGCTAG
- a CDS encoding cupin domain-containing protein yields MKRFVLASAVLFYFAHPAGALENSATSSWDGKAIAYPQGQAEVGDKAVKLFVVYTGAAGGTLTIAHPEFKAAARQE; encoded by the coding sequence ATGAAGCGATTCGTTCTGGCCTCGGCCGTTTTGTTCTATTTTGCGCATCCGGCGGGCGCCCTCGAAAACTCGGCCACTAGCAGTTGGGACGGCAAAGCGATTGCCTATCCACAGGGGCAGGCCGAAGTCGGGGACAAAGCCGTGAAGCTCTTCGTGGTGTACACCGGCGCGGCAGGCGGCACGCTCACCATCGCGCACCCCGAATTCAAGGCTGCCGCCCGTCAGGAGTAG
- the dkgB gene encoding 2,5-didehydrogluconate reductase DkgB codes for MHTIPQFGLGTFRLEGQTVIDSVRNGLEAGYRHIDTAQIYGNEAEVGLAIAESGVPRGEVFITTKIWTENLPRGKLIPSLQESLRKLRTEQVDLTLIHWPSPGDAVPVAEYMDELAQAQDQGLTRLIGISNFTVRHMQEAMAAVGPGRIATNQVEIHPFLQNRKVVDFARRHGIHLTAYMPLAYGKVLEDPVIAAIAKRHGATSARVALAWLLQQGFAVIPSSTRRANLEANLGALGLQLDGEDMAAIAALDRNGRIANPEGIAPLWD; via the coding sequence ATGCATACCATTCCCCAGTTCGGCCTTGGCACGTTCCGCCTTGAAGGGCAGACCGTCATCGACTCCGTGCGCAACGGCCTGGAAGCCGGATACCGCCATATCGACACCGCCCAGATTTACGGCAACGAGGCCGAAGTGGGGCTGGCCATCGCCGAGAGCGGCGTGCCGCGCGGCGAAGTGTTCATCACCACCAAGATCTGGACGGAGAACCTGCCGCGCGGGAAGCTGATCCCCAGCCTGCAGGAAAGCCTGCGCAAGCTGCGTACGGAGCAGGTGGACCTCACGCTGATCCATTGGCCCTCGCCCGGCGACGCCGTGCCGGTGGCGGAATACATGGATGAACTGGCGCAGGCACAGGACCAGGGCCTCACCCGTCTGATCGGCATCTCCAATTTCACGGTGCGCCATATGCAGGAAGCCATGGCGGCCGTGGGGCCAGGGCGCATTGCCACCAACCAGGTGGAGATCCACCCTTTCCTCCAGAACCGCAAGGTGGTGGATTTCGCGCGCCGCCACGGCATCCATCTCACGGCCTATATGCCGCTGGCTTATGGGAAGGTGCTGGAGGACCCCGTCATCGCCGCCATTGCGAAGCGGCATGGAGCCACCTCGGCGCGCGTGGCGCTGGCCTGGCTGCTGCAGCAGGGCTTTGCGGTCATTCCGTCCTCCACCCGCCGCGCCAACCTGGAGGCCAACCTGGGGGCGCTGGGCCTGCAGCTGGACGGGGAGGACATGGCAGCCATCGCGGCACTGGACAGGAACGGGCGCATCGCCAATCCCGAAGGCATCGCGCCCCTGTGGGACTAA